The Vicia villosa cultivar HV-30 ecotype Madison, WI unplaced genomic scaffold, Vvil1.0 ctg.005184F_1_1, whole genome shotgun sequence genome includes a window with the following:
- the LOC131642524 gene encoding pentatricopeptide repeat-containing protein At3g03580-like isoform X1: MGMHMPLQDHPNPQVSRFLQKGFSEITKGIVGKALHALCVTGVFQLNAFYTNTLINMYSKFGDIKYAQHVFDKMLDRNDASWNNMMSGYVRVGWYHEAMRFFCYMFENGVRPSSYVVASLVTACDRSGCMTEGALQIHGFVVKYGFMSNVFVGTSLLHFYGTHGSVFEANKLFEEIEEPNIVSWTSLMVCYADNGHTTEVLNIYRHLRQTTLICNENTMATVIKTCGMFGDTTMGYQILGDVVKSGLDTSSVSVANSLISMFGNYDSVDEASCVFNNMKGRDTISWNSIITATAHNGRFEESLGHFFWMRRAHTKTNYITISALLPACGSAQHLKWGKGLHGLIIKSGLESNVCVCNSLLSMYSQAGSPEDAEFVFHTMPERDLISWNSMMASHVEDGKYSHAVRLLIEMLKTRKATNYVTLTTALSACYNLEKLKVAHAFVVHYGLHHNIIIGNTLVTMYGKFGLMAEAQKVCKIMPERDVVTWNALIGGHADNTDPNAALKSFNLLRREGFLSNYITIVNLLGACLSPDYLLKHGMPIHAHIVVAGFELNTYVQSSLITMYAQCGDLNASNFIFDVLANKNSSTWNAILSANAHYGPGEEALKFIARMRNDGVDLDQFSFSVALATIGNLTVLDEGQQLHSWIIKLGFESNEYVLNATMDMYGKCGEIDDVFRILPLPKSRSQRSWNILISALARHGFFRQATKAFQEMLDIGLRPDHVTFVSLLSACSHGGLVDEGLAYFSSMTTEFGIPTGIEHCVCIIDLLGRSGRLAEAEAFIDKMPVPPNDLVWRSLLAACKIHGNLELGRKAADHLLELDSSDDSAYVLYSNVCASNQRWGDVENVRKQMESQSLKKRPACSWIKLKNKVTTFGMGDQFHTQTAQIYSKLEELRKMTREEGYVPDTSYALQDTDEEQKEHNLWNHSERIALAFGLINCPEGSTIRIYKNLRVCGDCHSVFKLVSKIVGRKITVRDSYRFHHFNGGKCSCSDYCLFLLLCKENKRMEKREDWKSIVPYLPVVMRSSSLFWPSQVVESLRELECGRVDSGRLLFIFMTEIRNSLSLSHEPLAPSAAHGYSLFFDELTSREECRKWFEEVLPTLGGLLLRLPSLLEEHYKNADMVIDGVGATVRTGLRMLDSQQAGIVFLTQELIAALLACSFLCLFPVHDRYEKQLQPVNFDELFASLYDDYCQKQESKIWCILHYFQRISSDMPKGVVSFERKVLPWDDDSVHNSYPNANFWSTSVLPLCRFEVHSSGLIEDHPSEAIEVDFANEYLGGGALRRGCVQEEIRFMISPELIVGMLFLPSMADNEAIDIVGVERFSSYKGYASSFRFSGDYVDDKDVDALGRRKTRIVAIDALCGPGMRQYREQFLLREINKAFCGFLQHSKYQQYQKLPQESFDTATSTSTETSEGNNSYQEIRKFQNDYDMIENSNDIGIATGNWGCGAFGGDPEVKTIIQWLAASQARRPFIAYYTFSSAALQNLDKVTCWILSQRWTVGDLWNMLAEYSTSRSKGETNVGFLRWLLPSIYAHGSSRMD; encoded by the exons ATGGGTATGCATATGCCTCTCCAGGACCACCCTAACCCTCAAGTTTCACGCTTTCTTCAAAAGGGCTTCTCGGAAATTACTAAAGGAATTGTCGGGAAAGCGTTGCATGCACTTTGCGTGACAGGTGTATTTCAACTCAACGCGTTCTATACAAATACGTTGATTAACATGTACTCGAAGTTTGGTGACATAAAATATGCTCAACATGTTTTTGATAAGATGTTGGACAGAAATGATGCTTCTTGGAATAACATGATGTCGGGGTATGTTCGAGTGGGTTGGTACCACGAAGCTATGAGATTCTTTTGCTATATGTTTGAAAATGGTGTCAGGCCAAGCAGTTATGTAGTTGCTAGTTTGGTGACTGCGTGTGATAGGTCAGGGTGCATGACTGAAGGGGCACTTCAGATTCATGGTTTTGTCGTCAAATATGGTTTCATGTCTAATGTGTTTGTTGGTACTAGTTTGCTGCACTTTTATGGCACACATGGTTCGGTTTTTGAGGCTAATAAACTCTTCGAGGAGATTGAGGAACCAAATATAGTCTCTTGGACTTCTTTGATGGTTTGCTATGCAGATAATGGGCATACAACAGAAGTTCTAAATATTTATCGTCATTTAAGACAAACCACGTTAATTTGTAATGAAAATACAATGGCTACAGTTATTAAAACTTGTGGAATGTTTGGCGATACAACCATGGGGTATCAGATCCTTGGAGATGTTGTCAAATCTGGATTAGACACTTCTAGTGTCTCTGTAGCAAACTCCCTTATATCCATGTTTGGTAATTATGATAGCGTAGATGAGGCGTCTTGTGTGTTTAATAACATGAAGGGACGGGACACTATTTCATGGAATTCAATTATTACCGCAACTGCACATAATGGTCGTTTTGAGGAATCTCTAGGACACTTCTTTTGGATGCGTCGTGCTCACACAAAAACAAATTATATTACAATATCAGCCTTGTTACCAGCGTGTGGTTCTGCACAACATTTGAAGTGGGGAAAAGGACTTCATGGTCTAATAATAAAATCTGGACTTGAATCAAATGTTTGTGTATGCAATAGTCTTTTAAGTATGTATTCTCAGGCTGGATCACCTGAGGATGCGGAGTTTGTTTTTCATACAATGCCAGAGAGAGATTTAATTTCATGGAATTCCATGATGGCAAGCCATGTTGAAGACGGGAAGTATTCGCATGCCGTACGACTTTTGATTGAGATGCTCAAAACAAGAAAGGCCACGAACTACGTAACTCTTACAACTGCATTATCGGCGTGTTATAATTTAGAAAAGCTGAAGGTTGCTCACGCCTTTGTGGTTCATTATGGCCTACATCACAATATAATCATAGGTAATACATTGGTCACCATGTATGGGAAGTTTGGATTGATGGCCGAAGCCCAAAAAGTGTGTAAAATTATGCCGGAGAGAGATGTGGTAACATGGAATGCATTGATAGGTGGCCATGCTGATAACACAGATCCAAATGCCGCACTCAAATCATTCAACTTATTGAGAAGAGAAGGCTTCCTTTCAAACTACATTACTATTGTCAATCTTCTCGGTGCTTGTTTGTCTCCTGATTATCTTTTGAAACATGGAATGCCAATCCATGCTCACATAGTTGTGGCAGGATTTGAATTAAATACGTACGTCCAAAGCTCCCTAATTACAATGTATGCCCAGTGTGGTGATCTTAATGCAAGTAACTTTATTTTTGATGTATTGGCTAATAAAAATTCTAGTACTTGGAATGCCATTCTTTCTGCAAATGCTCATTATGGGCCTGGTGAGGAAGCACTAAAATTTATTGCAAGGATGAGAAATGACGGGGTTGATTTAGATCAGTTTAGCTTCTCTGTAGCTCTTGCTACTATCGGTAACCTGACAGTACTGGATGAGGGTCAGCAGCTTCACAGCTGGATTATTAAACTTGGATTCGAGTCAAATGAATATGTTTTAAATGCTACAATGGATATGTATGGAAAATGTGGAGAAATCGATGATGTATTTAGAATCCTCCCCCTACCAAAAAGTAGGTCACAGAGGTCTTGGAACATTTTAATATCAGCATTGGCCAGACATGGATTTTTCCGCCAGGCTACAAAGGCCTTTCAAGAGATGCTTGATATCGGTCTGAGACCTGATCATGTCACGTTTGTTTCTCTTCTGTCTGCCTGCAGCCATGGGGGTTTGGTGGATGAGGGTCTTGCGTACTTCTCTTCAATGACTACTGAATTTGGTATCCCTACTGGAATAGAGCATTGtgtttgcataattgatcttCTTGGGAGATCAGGAAGGCTTGCTGAGGCCGAAGCTTTCATTGATAAGATGCCAGTCCCACCAAATGACCTCGTTTGGCGTAGCTTGTTGGCTGCTTGCAAAATACACGGAAATTTGGAGCTGGGGAGGAAAGCCGCTGATCATCTTTTGGAGCTGGACTCATCTGATGATTCGGCCTATGTTCTATATTCAAATGTCTGTGCGTCTAACCAAAGATGGGGAGATGTAGAGAATGtgagaaagcaaatggaatcacagaGCTTAAAGAAGAGACCTGCCTGCAGTTGGATCAAGTTGAAAAATAAGGTTACAACTTTTGGGATGGGAGACCAATTTCATACACAAACTGCTCAAATCTATTCAAAGTTGGAAGAGCTCAGAAAGATGACTAGAGAGGAAGGCTATGTACCTGACACAAGCTATGCATTGCAAGATACAGATGAAGAACAAAAGGAGCATAATCTTTGGAACCATAGTGAGAGAATCGCCCTTGCATTTGGGTTGATCAATTGTCCCGAAGGATCGACTATTAGAATTTACAAGAACCTTCGTGTTTGTGGTGATTGCCACTCTGTTTTCAAGCTAGTTAGTAAAATTGTTGGTAGGAAAATCACAGTAAGGGATTCATACCGGTTTCATCATTTCAATGGTGGCAAGTGTTCTTGTTCAGACTACTG TTTATTCTTACTCCTTTGTAAAGagaacaagagaatggagaagagAGAGGATTGGAAATCAATTGTACCATATTTACCAGTGGTGATGCGTTCTTCCTCTCTATTTTGGCCGTCCCAAGTGGTGGAGTCTCTCAGAGAACTTGAATGTGGCCGAGTTGACTCGGGCCGACTCTTATTCATCTTCATGACTGAAATCAGgaactctctttctctctctcacgaGCCTTTAGCCCCTTCCGCTGCACATGGATATTCCCTCTTCTTCGACGAG CTGACGTCGAGAGAGGAATGTAGGAAGTGGTTTGAGGAGGTGCTTCCAACATTGGGAGGTTTACTTTTGAGGCTGCCTTCTTTGTTGGAAGAACACTATAAAAATGCGGATATGGTTATTGATGGTGTGGGAGCCACTGTCAGAACTGGTCTTCGCATGCTGGATTCACAGCAAGCCGGGATAGTGTTCCTTACCCAG GAGTTGATTGCTGCTCTTCTTGCATGCTCTTTTTTATGTCTATTCCCAGTCCATGACAGATATGAGAAACAACTTCAACCAGTTAACTTTGATGAGCTGTTTGC GAGTCTCTATGACGATTACTGTCAAAAACAGGAAAGTAAGATTTGGTGCATCCTTCATTATTTTCAAAGGATAAGCTCTGATATGCCTAAGGGTGTTGTCTCATTTGAGCGaaaagtacttccttgggatgaTGATTCTGTTCACAATTCTTACCCAAATGCTAACTTTTGGAGCACTTCTGTTTTACCTCTATGCAGATTTGAG GTTCACAGTTCTGGACTCATTGAAGATCACCCAAGTGAAGCTATTGAAGTAGATTTTGCAAATGAATATCTCGGTGGCGGTGCTCTTCGTAGGGGTTGTGTACAG GAGGAAATTCGCTTCATGATCAGCCCAGAATTGATTGTTGGCATGCTTTTCTTGCCGTCCATGGCGGATAATGAGGCTATAGATATTGTTGGTGTGGAAAGGTTCTCGAGTTATAAAGG ATATGCATCATCGTTTCGATTTTCTGGGGATTATGTGGATGACAAAGATGTAGACGCCCTTGGAAGACGTAAGACCAGGATAGTTGCAATTGATGCATTATGTGGTCCGGGGATGAGGCAATACAGGGAACAATTTCTCCTCCG TGAAATCAACAAAGCATTCTGCGGTTTTCTGCAGCACTCTAAATATCAACAGTATCAGAAACTACCACAAGAGAGC TTTGACACTGCAACATCAACATCTACGGAAACAAGTGAAGGAAATAATTCATATCAAGAAATCAGAAAATTTCAAAATGATTATGATATGATAGAGAATAGCAATGATATTGGAATTGCCACTGGAAATTGGGGATGTGGTGCCTTTGGAGGAGATCCTGAAGTAAAGACCATAATTCAGTGGCTTGCAGCTTCTCAA GCTCGAAGACCTTTCATAGCATACTACACATTTAGTTCGGCGGCATTACAGAACCTAGACAAG GTTACATGCTGGATTTTGTCGCAGAGATGGACTGTTGGAGATCTATGGAACATGCTAGCTGAGTACTCAACAAGTAGATCAAAAGGAGAAACTAATGTCGGCTTCCTCCGATGGCTCCTGCCATCAATATATGCTCATGGTTCTTCTAGGATGGATTAA
- the LOC131642524 gene encoding poly(ADP-ribose) glycohydrolase 1-like isoform X3, with amino-acid sequence MEKREDWKSIVPYLPVVMRSSSLFWPSQVVESLRELECGRVDSGRLLFIFMTEIRNSLSLSHEPLAPSAAHGYSLFFDELTSREECRKWFEEVLPTLGGLLLRLPSLLEEHYKNADMVIDGVGATVRTGLRMLDSQQAGIVFLTQELIAALLACSFLCLFPVHDRYEKQLQPVNFDELFASLYDDYCQKQESKIWCILHYFQRISSDMPKGVVSFERKVLPWDDDSVHNSYPNANFWSTSVLPLCRFEVHSSGLIEDHPSEAIEVDFANEYLGGGALRRGCVQEEIRFMISPELIVGMLFLPSMADNEAIDIVGVERFSSYKGYASSFRFSGDYVDDKDVDALGRRKTRIVAIDALCGPGMRQYREQFLLREINKAFCGFLQHSKYQQYQKLPQESFDTATSTSTETSEGNNSYQEIRKFQNDYDMIENSNDIGIATGNWGCGAFGGDPEVKTIIQWLAASQARRPFIAYYTFSSAALQNLDKVTCWILSQRWTVGDLWNMLAEYSTSRSKGETNVGFLRWLLPSIYAHGSSRMD; translated from the exons atggagaagagAGAGGATTGGAAATCAATTGTACCATATTTACCAGTGGTGATGCGTTCTTCCTCTCTATTTTGGCCGTCCCAAGTGGTGGAGTCTCTCAGAGAACTTGAATGTGGCCGAGTTGACTCGGGCCGACTCTTATTCATCTTCATGACTGAAATCAGgaactctctttctctctctcacgaGCCTTTAGCCCCTTCCGCTGCACATGGATATTCCCTCTTCTTCGACGAG CTGACGTCGAGAGAGGAATGTAGGAAGTGGTTTGAGGAGGTGCTTCCAACATTGGGAGGTTTACTTTTGAGGCTGCCTTCTTTGTTGGAAGAACACTATAAAAATGCGGATATGGTTATTGATGGTGTGGGAGCCACTGTCAGAACTGGTCTTCGCATGCTGGATTCACAGCAAGCCGGGATAGTGTTCCTTACCCAG GAGTTGATTGCTGCTCTTCTTGCATGCTCTTTTTTATGTCTATTCCCAGTCCATGACAGATATGAGAAACAACTTCAACCAGTTAACTTTGATGAGCTGTTTGC GAGTCTCTATGACGATTACTGTCAAAAACAGGAAAGTAAGATTTGGTGCATCCTTCATTATTTTCAAAGGATAAGCTCTGATATGCCTAAGGGTGTTGTCTCATTTGAGCGaaaagtacttccttgggatgaTGATTCTGTTCACAATTCTTACCCAAATGCTAACTTTTGGAGCACTTCTGTTTTACCTCTATGCAGATTTGAG GTTCACAGTTCTGGACTCATTGAAGATCACCCAAGTGAAGCTATTGAAGTAGATTTTGCAAATGAATATCTCGGTGGCGGTGCTCTTCGTAGGGGTTGTGTACAG GAGGAAATTCGCTTCATGATCAGCCCAGAATTGATTGTTGGCATGCTTTTCTTGCCGTCCATGGCGGATAATGAGGCTATAGATATTGTTGGTGTGGAAAGGTTCTCGAGTTATAAAGG ATATGCATCATCGTTTCGATTTTCTGGGGATTATGTGGATGACAAAGATGTAGACGCCCTTGGAAGACGTAAGACCAGGATAGTTGCAATTGATGCATTATGTGGTCCGGGGATGAGGCAATACAGGGAACAATTTCTCCTCCG TGAAATCAACAAAGCATTCTGCGGTTTTCTGCAGCACTCTAAATATCAACAGTATCAGAAACTACCACAAGAGAGC TTTGACACTGCAACATCAACATCTACGGAAACAAGTGAAGGAAATAATTCATATCAAGAAATCAGAAAATTTCAAAATGATTATGATATGATAGAGAATAGCAATGATATTGGAATTGCCACTGGAAATTGGGGATGTGGTGCCTTTGGAGGAGATCCTGAAGTAAAGACCATAATTCAGTGGCTTGCAGCTTCTCAA GCTCGAAGACCTTTCATAGCATACTACACATTTAGTTCGGCGGCATTACAGAACCTAGACAAG GTTACATGCTGGATTTTGTCGCAGAGATGGACTGTTGGAGATCTATGGAACATGCTAGCTGAGTACTCAACAAGTAGATCAAAAGGAGAAACTAATGTCGGCTTCCTCCGATGGCTCCTGCCATCAATATATGCTCATGGTTCTTCTAGGATGGATTAA
- the LOC131642524 gene encoding pentatricopeptide repeat-containing protein At3g24000, mitochondrial-like isoform X2, with protein MGMHMPLQDHPNPQVSRFLQKGFSEITKGIVGKALHALCVTGVFQLNAFYTNTLINMYSKFGDIKYAQHVFDKMLDRNDASWNNMMSGYVRVGWYHEAMRFFCYMFENGVRPSSYVVASLVTACDRSGCMTEGALQIHGFVVKYGFMSNVFVGTSLLHFYGTHGSVFEANKLFEEIEEPNIVSWTSLMVCYADNGHTTEVLNIYRHLRQTTLICNENTMATVIKTCGMFGDTTMGYQILGDVVKSGLDTSSVSVANSLISMFGNYDSVDEASCVFNNMKGRDTISWNSIITATAHNGRFEESLGHFFWMRRAHTKTNYITISALLPACGSAQHLKWGKGLHGLIIKSGLESNVCVCNSLLSMYSQAGSPEDAEFVFHTMPERDLISWNSMMASHVEDGKYSHAVRLLIEMLKTRKATNYVTLTTALSACYNLEKLKVAHAFVVHYGLHHNIIIGNTLVTMYGKFGLMAEAQKVCKIMPERDVVTWNALIGGHADNTDPNAALKSFNLLRREGFLSNYITIVNLLGACLSPDYLLKHGMPIHAHIVVAGFELNTYVQSSLITMYAQCGDLNASNFIFDVLANKNSSTWNAILSANAHYGPGEEALKFIARMRNDGVDLDQFSFSVALATIGNLTVLDEGQQLHSWIIKLGFESNEYVLNATMDMYGKCGEIDDVFRILPLPKSRSQRSWNILISALARHGFFRQATKAFQEMLDIGLRPDHVTFVSLLSACSHGGLVDEGLAYFSSMTTEFGIPTGIEHCVCIIDLLGRSGRLAEAEAFIDKMPVPPNDLVWRSLLAACKIHGNLELGRKAADHLLELDSSDDSAYVLYSNVCASNQRWGDVENVRKQMESQSLKKRPACSWIKLKNKVTTFGMGDQFHTQTAQIYSKLEELRKMTREEGYVPDTSYALQDTDEEQKEHNLWNHSERIALAFGLINCPEGSTIRIYKNLRVCGDCHSVFKLVSKIVGRKITVRDSYRFHHFNGGKCSCSDYCLFLLLCKENKRMEKREDWKSIVPYLPVVMRSSSLFWPSQVVESLRELECGRVDSGRLLFIFMTEIRNSLSLSHEPLAPSAAHGYSLFFDEVKYRTADVERGM; from the exons ATGGGTATGCATATGCCTCTCCAGGACCACCCTAACCCTCAAGTTTCACGCTTTCTTCAAAAGGGCTTCTCGGAAATTACTAAAGGAATTGTCGGGAAAGCGTTGCATGCACTTTGCGTGACAGGTGTATTTCAACTCAACGCGTTCTATACAAATACGTTGATTAACATGTACTCGAAGTTTGGTGACATAAAATATGCTCAACATGTTTTTGATAAGATGTTGGACAGAAATGATGCTTCTTGGAATAACATGATGTCGGGGTATGTTCGAGTGGGTTGGTACCACGAAGCTATGAGATTCTTTTGCTATATGTTTGAAAATGGTGTCAGGCCAAGCAGTTATGTAGTTGCTAGTTTGGTGACTGCGTGTGATAGGTCAGGGTGCATGACTGAAGGGGCACTTCAGATTCATGGTTTTGTCGTCAAATATGGTTTCATGTCTAATGTGTTTGTTGGTACTAGTTTGCTGCACTTTTATGGCACACATGGTTCGGTTTTTGAGGCTAATAAACTCTTCGAGGAGATTGAGGAACCAAATATAGTCTCTTGGACTTCTTTGATGGTTTGCTATGCAGATAATGGGCATACAACAGAAGTTCTAAATATTTATCGTCATTTAAGACAAACCACGTTAATTTGTAATGAAAATACAATGGCTACAGTTATTAAAACTTGTGGAATGTTTGGCGATACAACCATGGGGTATCAGATCCTTGGAGATGTTGTCAAATCTGGATTAGACACTTCTAGTGTCTCTGTAGCAAACTCCCTTATATCCATGTTTGGTAATTATGATAGCGTAGATGAGGCGTCTTGTGTGTTTAATAACATGAAGGGACGGGACACTATTTCATGGAATTCAATTATTACCGCAACTGCACATAATGGTCGTTTTGAGGAATCTCTAGGACACTTCTTTTGGATGCGTCGTGCTCACACAAAAACAAATTATATTACAATATCAGCCTTGTTACCAGCGTGTGGTTCTGCACAACATTTGAAGTGGGGAAAAGGACTTCATGGTCTAATAATAAAATCTGGACTTGAATCAAATGTTTGTGTATGCAATAGTCTTTTAAGTATGTATTCTCAGGCTGGATCACCTGAGGATGCGGAGTTTGTTTTTCATACAATGCCAGAGAGAGATTTAATTTCATGGAATTCCATGATGGCAAGCCATGTTGAAGACGGGAAGTATTCGCATGCCGTACGACTTTTGATTGAGATGCTCAAAACAAGAAAGGCCACGAACTACGTAACTCTTACAACTGCATTATCGGCGTGTTATAATTTAGAAAAGCTGAAGGTTGCTCACGCCTTTGTGGTTCATTATGGCCTACATCACAATATAATCATAGGTAATACATTGGTCACCATGTATGGGAAGTTTGGATTGATGGCCGAAGCCCAAAAAGTGTGTAAAATTATGCCGGAGAGAGATGTGGTAACATGGAATGCATTGATAGGTGGCCATGCTGATAACACAGATCCAAATGCCGCACTCAAATCATTCAACTTATTGAGAAGAGAAGGCTTCCTTTCAAACTACATTACTATTGTCAATCTTCTCGGTGCTTGTTTGTCTCCTGATTATCTTTTGAAACATGGAATGCCAATCCATGCTCACATAGTTGTGGCAGGATTTGAATTAAATACGTACGTCCAAAGCTCCCTAATTACAATGTATGCCCAGTGTGGTGATCTTAATGCAAGTAACTTTATTTTTGATGTATTGGCTAATAAAAATTCTAGTACTTGGAATGCCATTCTTTCTGCAAATGCTCATTATGGGCCTGGTGAGGAAGCACTAAAATTTATTGCAAGGATGAGAAATGACGGGGTTGATTTAGATCAGTTTAGCTTCTCTGTAGCTCTTGCTACTATCGGTAACCTGACAGTACTGGATGAGGGTCAGCAGCTTCACAGCTGGATTATTAAACTTGGATTCGAGTCAAATGAATATGTTTTAAATGCTACAATGGATATGTATGGAAAATGTGGAGAAATCGATGATGTATTTAGAATCCTCCCCCTACCAAAAAGTAGGTCACAGAGGTCTTGGAACATTTTAATATCAGCATTGGCCAGACATGGATTTTTCCGCCAGGCTACAAAGGCCTTTCAAGAGATGCTTGATATCGGTCTGAGACCTGATCATGTCACGTTTGTTTCTCTTCTGTCTGCCTGCAGCCATGGGGGTTTGGTGGATGAGGGTCTTGCGTACTTCTCTTCAATGACTACTGAATTTGGTATCCCTACTGGAATAGAGCATTGtgtttgcataattgatcttCTTGGGAGATCAGGAAGGCTTGCTGAGGCCGAAGCTTTCATTGATAAGATGCCAGTCCCACCAAATGACCTCGTTTGGCGTAGCTTGTTGGCTGCTTGCAAAATACACGGAAATTTGGAGCTGGGGAGGAAAGCCGCTGATCATCTTTTGGAGCTGGACTCATCTGATGATTCGGCCTATGTTCTATATTCAAATGTCTGTGCGTCTAACCAAAGATGGGGAGATGTAGAGAATGtgagaaagcaaatggaatcacagaGCTTAAAGAAGAGACCTGCCTGCAGTTGGATCAAGTTGAAAAATAAGGTTACAACTTTTGGGATGGGAGACCAATTTCATACACAAACTGCTCAAATCTATTCAAAGTTGGAAGAGCTCAGAAAGATGACTAGAGAGGAAGGCTATGTACCTGACACAAGCTATGCATTGCAAGATACAGATGAAGAACAAAAGGAGCATAATCTTTGGAACCATAGTGAGAGAATCGCCCTTGCATTTGGGTTGATCAATTGTCCCGAAGGATCGACTATTAGAATTTACAAGAACCTTCGTGTTTGTGGTGATTGCCACTCTGTTTTCAAGCTAGTTAGTAAAATTGTTGGTAGGAAAATCACAGTAAGGGATTCATACCGGTTTCATCATTTCAATGGTGGCAAGTGTTCTTGTTCAGACTACTG TTTATTCTTACTCCTTTGTAAAGagaacaagagaatggagaagagAGAGGATTGGAAATCAATTGTACCATATTTACCAGTGGTGATGCGTTCTTCCTCTCTATTTTGGCCGTCCCAAGTGGTGGAGTCTCTCAGAGAACTTGAATGTGGCCGAGTTGACTCGGGCCGACTCTTATTCATCTTCATGACTGAAATCAGgaactctctttctctctctcacgaGCCTTTAGCCCCTTCCGCTGCACATGGATATTCCCTCTTCTTCGACGAGGTAAAATACCGCACAG CTGACGTCGAGAGAGGAATGTAG